One window of the Halobacillus litoralis genome contains the following:
- a CDS encoding FadR/GntR family transcriptional regulator, translating to MTRVQQEKVYEGVLYQLKSYIEENQLKPGDKLPSERELSEQLNVGRSSIREAFRAMELLGLIETRRGEGTFMRAYRPYHMVELLSNFLLNETRTKEELMTAKQMIEKEVLLIVKGKLSDHQFTEIRKILKNHPSGERHQQLFQYFFEIGDQPLLLSMWQFISGFTHTVHNIHYEDEWYEEMLKALERREALEILQLFR from the coding sequence GTGACCCGAGTGCAACAAGAAAAAGTCTACGAAGGTGTTCTTTACCAATTGAAATCATATATAGAGGAGAATCAATTGAAACCTGGTGATAAGTTGCCATCTGAACGGGAACTAAGTGAACAGCTCAATGTTGGAAGGTCCTCCATCCGAGAGGCTTTCAGGGCGATGGAGCTCCTTGGACTGATCGAAACCCGACGTGGGGAAGGTACCTTTATGAGAGCTTATCGTCCATACCATATGGTTGAATTATTATCTAACTTCTTACTTAATGAAACACGGACAAAAGAAGAATTGATGACAGCTAAACAAATGATTGAAAAAGAAGTATTATTAATTGTAAAAGGGAAGCTCTCAGACCATCAATTTACTGAAATCAGAAAAATATTAAAGAACCATCCTTCAGGAGAACGCCACCAACAGCTGTTTCAATATTTTTTTGAAATAGGTGATCAGCCCTTGCTGTTATCCATGTGGCAATTCATCTCCGGCTTTACCCACACGGTTCATAATATCCATTATGAAGATGAATGGTATGAGGAGATGCTTAAAGCTCTTGAAAGAAGAGAAGCCCTTGAGATCCTGCAATTATTTCGATGA
- the accD gene encoding acetyl-CoA carboxylase, carboxyltransferase subunit beta, which translates to MLRDFFSKKKRYASIPSQEAKQDVPEGLMQKCPNCQKIFYRKELNRNLNVCPHCDHHHRLSAYERIQHLFDEESFIEWDKQMISNNPLGFPEYEEKLEKDRLKSDLNEAVVTGKAKMNNIETAVAVMDSRFRMGSMGSVVGEKITNAIENARKEKIPFIIFTASGGARMQEGVLSLMQMGKTSVALQRLHADGGLFVSVMTHPTTGGVSASFASLGDYNFAEPKALIGFAGRRIIEQTIREKLPDDFQTSEFLLEHGQLDRVVHRHDLRKTLSTVLDIHSSGGEKQ; encoded by the coding sequence TTGCTAAGAGATTTTTTCAGCAAGAAAAAAAGATATGCATCTATTCCTAGTCAGGAAGCTAAGCAGGATGTGCCTGAAGGTTTGATGCAAAAATGTCCGAACTGTCAAAAGATCTTCTACAGAAAAGAACTTAATAGAAATTTGAATGTTTGCCCTCATTGTGATCACCATCATCGTTTAAGCGCTTATGAACGAATTCAGCACCTTTTTGACGAGGAATCCTTCATTGAGTGGGACAAGCAAATGATATCTAACAACCCCCTCGGTTTTCCTGAATATGAGGAAAAGTTAGAAAAAGATCGATTGAAATCCGATCTTAACGAAGCTGTGGTGACGGGGAAAGCGAAAATGAACAACATAGAGACTGCAGTAGCCGTAATGGATTCCCGCTTTCGCATGGGTAGTATGGGGTCTGTTGTTGGTGAAAAAATAACCAATGCCATTGAAAATGCCAGAAAGGAAAAAATACCTTTCATCATCTTCACTGCTTCAGGCGGTGCAAGAATGCAGGAAGGTGTGCTCAGCTTAATGCAGATGGGTAAAACTTCTGTTGCTTTGCAGCGCTTACATGCGGATGGAGGTCTGTTTGTGTCAGTAATGACTCATCCAACGACAGGGGGGGTCTCTGCGAGCTTCGCCTCTCTTGGAGATTATAACTTTGCTGAACCAAAAGCGCTAATTGGATTTGCCGGGAGAAGGATTATTGAACAGACAATCCGTGAAAAATTACCAGATGATTTCCAAACCTCGGAGTTTTTACTTGAACATGGACAGCTGGATAGAGTAGTCCATCGCCATGATTTGAGGAAGACTTTGTCAACTGTCCTGGATATCCATTCATCAGGAGGTGAGAAACAGTGA
- a CDS encoding acetyl-CoA carboxylase carboxyltransferase subunit alpha, which yields MKHVLDFEKPVIELREKIVELKRLTENSEMDLSDEIVTLESRLEKLETDVYDRMAPWDRVQMARHPERPTTLDYIDQLFTDFLELHGDRNFGDDAAIVSGIAKFKGKPVTVIGHQRGKDTKENIHRNFGMPHPEGYRKALRLMKQAEKFGRPVITFIDTKGAYPGKAAEERGQSEAIARNLMEMAGLTVPIICVVIGEGGSGGALGLGIGDRIFMLENSTYSVISPEGASSILWKDSGLAQEAAESMKITSYDLQKLEVIDGVIPEIRGGAHRDIKAQAGEIEKVLLESLDQLETLEQEQLLEERFMKYKNIGDYTYLDL from the coding sequence GTGAAACATGTGCTTGATTTTGAAAAGCCGGTTATAGAACTGCGTGAAAAGATCGTAGAATTGAAGAGGCTTACAGAAAATAGTGAAATGGACCTTAGTGATGAAATCGTGACACTAGAAAGCCGGTTGGAAAAGCTGGAAACAGATGTATATGATCGGATGGCCCCTTGGGATCGTGTGCAAATGGCCAGACATCCCGAGCGCCCAACGACACTTGATTATATCGATCAGCTTTTTACGGATTTTTTAGAACTTCATGGTGACAGAAATTTCGGAGATGATGCTGCGATTGTTTCCGGGATTGCGAAATTCAAAGGGAAGCCGGTCACTGTTATCGGTCATCAACGAGGGAAAGATACAAAGGAAAATATCCATCGTAATTTCGGTATGCCGCACCCGGAAGGGTATCGGAAAGCGCTTCGTTTGATGAAACAAGCTGAAAAGTTTGGACGTCCGGTTATTACATTCATCGATACAAAAGGGGCTTACCCAGGAAAAGCCGCTGAAGAAAGAGGGCAGAGTGAAGCGATAGCCCGCAACTTAATGGAAATGGCAGGGCTCACTGTACCTATCATCTGTGTCGTTATTGGAGAAGGTGGAAGTGGCGGTGCTTTAGGTCTCGGCATCGGTGATCGAATATTCATGTTGGAAAACTCCACATACTCTGTGATTTCGCCGGAGGGAGCTTCCTCTATTTTATGGAAAGACTCAGGCTTAGCTCAAGAGGCAGCAGAGTCAATGAAAATCACATCTTATGATCTTCAAAAACTTGAAGTGATTGATGGGGTGATACCGGAAATCAGAGGTGGAGCCCACAGGGATATAAAAGCCCAGGCGGGTGAAATTGAGAAAGTATTGCTCGAATCCCTTGATCAATTAGAAACGCTTGAACAAGAACAACTTCTTGAGGAACGTTTTATGAAATATAAAAATATTGGCGATTACACATATCTTGATTTATAA